The following proteins come from a genomic window of Campylobacter concisus:
- a CDS encoding glycoside hydrolase family 3 protein: protein MKAFKFILFVTIFALGLKGAEVSLRAKVSQMIMVGFNGASTKDATFRAMLSDAGYERFGGVMLLGRNVTSKAQLKASIKAIKEKSPKIFIAIDEEGGNVSRMKDKSFDGPYPSAYEVASTLDIKSAYDLYSKMAINLKECGINLNFAPVVDLHDENSPIIAAKQRAFSEYASKVVIYADAFMDAFKEQGILTTLKHFPGHGSSKEDSHKNKSEVTLSKDALLPYKDAISTGRAQIIMVGHLFVKGIDENNPATLSKKIITDLLRNELKFNGVVISDDMLMKGVGDESLAQKVVKFINAGGDILLFSEFKINNQRIADLITQIIIDAVNEKKISKERIDTSYKRIMALKAKL from the coding sequence ATGAAAGCTTTTAAATTTATACTTTTTGTGACTATTTTTGCTCTGGGACTAAAAGGTGCAGAAGTTAGCCTAAGAGCTAAGGTTTCGCAGATGATAATGGTTGGCTTTAACGGAGCTAGCACAAAAGACGCTACGTTTCGCGCGATGTTAAGCGACGCTGGATATGAGAGATTTGGCGGTGTGATGCTACTTGGCAGAAATGTCACCAGTAAAGCTCAGCTAAAAGCTAGTATAAAAGCGATCAAAGAGAAAAGTCCTAAAATTTTCATCGCCATTGACGAAGAGGGCGGCAATGTAAGCCGTATGAAGGATAAGAGCTTTGACGGCCCATATCCTAGCGCTTATGAGGTTGCAAGCACGCTTGATATCAAAAGTGCATATGATCTCTACTCAAAAATGGCTATAAATTTAAAAGAGTGCGGCATAAATTTAAATTTCGCTCCAGTGGTCGATCTGCACGATGAAAACTCGCCGATCATTGCTGCTAAGCAAAGGGCGTTTAGCGAGTATGCAAGCAAGGTTGTGATCTACGCTGATGCTTTTATGGACGCATTTAAAGAGCAGGGTATCCTAACGACACTTAAGCACTTCCCAGGGCATGGTAGCTCAAAAGAGGACTCACATAAAAATAAGAGCGAAGTCACGCTAAGTAAAGATGCGCTTTTGCCATATAAAGACGCCATAAGCACTGGTAGAGCGCAGATCATCATGGTCGGACACCTTTTTGTAAAGGGCATCGACGAGAACAATCCAGCCACACTTTCTAAAAAAATAATAACCGATCTCTTACGAAATGAGCTTAAATTTAATGGCGTAGTCATAAGCGATGATATGCTGATGAAAGGCGTTGGCGACGAGTCTTTAGCGCAAAAAGTGGTTAAATTTATAAACGCTGGAGGCGATATCTTGCTCTTTAGCGAGTTTAAGATAAACAACCAAAGAATAGCCGATCTTATCACTCAGATCATAATCGATGCTGTAAATGAGAAAAAGATCAGCAAAGAGCGAATCGACACTTCATATAAGAGGATAATGGCTCTAAAAGCGAAGCTTTAA
- a CDS encoding AAA family ATPase: MINDDLKNKILYGFKYFTNRYAQDITYRKGDKTTHDKLSNFCENFKIFSNDIFSEFKIVDHGKWQNSGNISKYIWNRYKPFKNESHLVIYFAVLAKPSNFYISIGLIDTKLSDAEKKLKNEIYNFLESECKKIHIPGFRLDKLAWEKYIYFAIENIETFATLDYTSLLNALTNVYHLTYEKFYKNTENNQQNNSDSEGYKMTDDDKKSTSPLNQILYGPPGTGKTYSTVTKAIEIIEERKVDISKNRNDLKKKFDGYIRSGQIKFVTFHQSYGYEEFVEGIKPILGNSETDNNKEIKYDIEDGIFKTLCKMAQNIEGKTSNKFDFNDNINFWKMSLGDSQKPEEDFVFEYCIKNNVVLLGFGDWINFSGCENAKQISKRMEKEMVDFSATAINRLKNEIKNGDIILISLGNKKLRAVARVTGEYKYLDRDDLESFVQARSVEWIFIPDEPIYYEKILYKQFSQMSIYNIKDNLKIDEFKQIFTKDSQKIEKNYILIIDEINRGNISKIFGELITLIEPSKRLGADDEIMVELPYSKEKFGVPSNLYIIGTMNTADRSIALMDTALRRRFEFVEMMPQPELLKDIKIIKNGDDTDIKLNEMLKTINDRIEYLYDRDHTIGHAYFMSLKDGADIEELASIFKNKILPLLQEYFYDDWEKIRLVLGDNGLIKEKEKDRKLLVLDGKEYETDKILYEIKFEAFKEPENYIKIYEQNKMQEQ, translated from the coding sequence ATGATAAACGATGATTTAAAAAATAAAATTTTATATGGGTTTAAGTATTTTACAAATAGATACGCTCAAGATATAACTTATCGCAAAGGCGACAAAACAACACACGATAAATTAAGTAATTTTTGTGAAAACTTTAAAATTTTTTCTAATGATATATTTAGTGAATTTAAGATTGTAGATCATGGGAAGTGGCAAAACAGCGGAAACATTTCAAAGTATATATGGAATAGATATAAGCCTTTTAAAAACGAATCTCATTTAGTTATTTATTTCGCCGTTTTAGCAAAACCAAGTAATTTTTATATATCCATAGGACTAATCGATACAAAACTGAGCGACGCAGAAAAAAAACTAAAAAATGAAATATATAACTTTTTGGAGTCAGAATGCAAAAAGATACATATACCTGGCTTTAGGCTTGATAAACTTGCATGGGAAAAGTATATATATTTCGCCATAGAAAATATAGAGACATTTGCAACCCTTGACTATACAAGCTTACTAAATGCGCTAACAAATGTATATCATCTAACGTATGAGAAATTTTATAAAAACACAGAAAATAATCAACAAAACAATAGTGATAGTGAAGGATATAAAATGACCGATGATGACAAAAAATCAACTAGTCCCCTTAATCAAATTTTATATGGTCCTCCAGGAACTGGAAAGACATACAGTACAGTGACAAAAGCTATCGAGATAATAGAAGAAAGAAAAGTTGATATAAGCAAAAACAGAAATGATCTAAAAAAGAAATTTGATGGATATATACGAAGTGGACAAATAAAATTCGTAACATTTCATCAAAGCTATGGATATGAAGAATTTGTTGAGGGCATAAAGCCTATTTTAGGCAATAGTGAAACCGACAATAACAAGGAAATAAAATACGATATTGAAGATGGTATTTTTAAAACACTTTGCAAAATGGCGCAAAATATTGAAGGTAAAACAAGCAACAAATTTGACTTTAATGATAATATAAATTTTTGGAAGATGTCTTTAGGGGACTCTCAAAAACCAGAAGAAGATTTTGTGTTTGAATATTGCATCAAAAACAATGTTGTCTTACTTGGCTTTGGTGATTGGATTAATTTTAGCGGTTGTGAAAACGCCAAGCAAATTTCAAAACGCATGGAAAAAGAAATGGTAGATTTTTCAGCCACAGCCATCAATAGACTAAAAAACGAGATAAAAAACGGTGATATAATCTTAATTTCACTAGGAAACAAAAAACTAAGAGCGGTAGCTAGAGTGACTGGTGAGTATAAATATTTAGATCGAGATGATCTTGAAAGTTTTGTTCAAGCTAGAAGCGTTGAGTGGATTTTTATACCAGATGAGCCGATTTATTATGAAAAAATTTTATACAAACAATTCTCGCAAATGAGTATTTATAATATAAAAGATAATTTAAAAATAGACGAGTTTAAACAAATTTTTACAAAAGATAGTCAAAAAATTGAAAAAAATTATATCTTAATCATCGACGAGATCAATCGCGGAAATATCTCTAAAATTTTTGGTGAGCTCATAACTCTTATAGAGCCGTCAAAGAGGCTCGGAGCAGATGATGAGATAATGGTGGAGCTGCCATACTCAAAAGAAAAATTTGGAGTGCCGTCAAATTTATACATAATAGGTACGATGAATACAGCAGATCGCAGCATAGCACTTATGGATACGGCTCTTAGAAGAAGGTTTGAATTTGTGGAGATGATGCCACAACCGGAACTTCTAAAAGATATTAAGATCATTAAAAACGGAGATGACACCGACATAAAGCTCAATGAAATGCTTAAAACGATAAACGATCGTATAGAATATCTTTACGACAGAGATCACACGATAGGACATGCCTATTTTATGTCACTAAAAGATGGCGCTGATATAGAAGAGCTAGCCTCAATCTTTAAAAATAAAATTTTACCGCTACTTCAAGAGTATTTTTATGACGATTGGGAAAAGATAAGGCTGGTACTAGGAGATAATGGGCTTATAAAAGAAAAAGAGAAAGATAGAAAATTGCTTGTGTTGGATGGCAAAGAATACGAAACTGATAAAATTTTATATGAGATAAAATTTGAAGCCTTTAAAGAACCAGAAAACTATATAAAAATTTACGAACAAAACAAAATGCAAGAGCAATGA
- a CDS encoding McrC family protein: MTKYLIEFEKFRPEDDQDLFKAVDAFTRENFAAVEFLKPGRDKKGDFLQAQNYVGIIQTKSGDSLEILPKIHDNDNSSNEEAIENSKKILLTMLKTLKNHPFKNINIANLKSLNLPLLEIFILMFLDEVSKLIKIGIKSDYVELEDNLKFLKGKLKISEQIRKNIVHKERFYICYQEFSIDMAENRLIKSALEFLYKRSKSSKNQRLIREYLFIFDEISSSSDINADFSRLKLNRQTKHYEQALLWSKIFLQNKSFGPYRGNDLAIALLFDMNVLFESYVGNFVKKKFPGTALQHSEKHLIENPRSFRLRPDIFLEGKFIADTKWKIVKSRDDISQADLYQLYAYGKKYEYGRLYLVYPRISGVDQKAMKFKYENNMWLNVLYFDLEKDEIARKITSLKYF, from the coding sequence ATGACCAAATACTTAATAGAGTTTGAAAAATTTCGCCCGGAAGACGACCAAGACCTATTTAAAGCCGTAGATGCCTTTACTAGAGAAAATTTTGCCGCAGTAGAGTTTTTAAAGCCCGGTAGAGACAAAAAGGGCGATTTTTTACAAGCTCAAAACTACGTCGGTATCATCCAGACAAAAAGCGGCGATAGCCTTGAGATACTTCCTAAGATTCATGACAACGATAATAGTAGTAACGAGGAGGCGATAGAAAATTCTAAAAAGATTTTACTAACGATGCTAAAGACTTTAAAAAATCATCCATTTAAAAATATAAACATTGCGAATTTAAAAAGTTTGAATCTACCACTTCTTGAAATTTTTATATTGATGTTCCTAGATGAAGTATCAAAACTTATAAAAATAGGCATAAAAAGCGACTACGTAGAGCTAGAAGATAACCTAAAATTTTTAAAAGGAAAGCTTAAAATATCGGAGCAAATACGTAAAAATATCGTCCATAAAGAGAGGTTTTACATTTGCTATCAAGAGTTTTCCATAGATATGGCCGAAAATCGTCTCATAAAAAGCGCACTCGAGTTTTTATACAAGCGCTCAAAATCAAGCAAAAACCAACGGCTTATTAGGGAATATTTATTTATCTTTGACGAAATTTCATCTAGCTCCGATATAAACGCGGACTTTAGCCGCTTAAAACTAAATCGCCAAACAAAACACTATGAACAAGCGCTTTTATGGAGCAAGATATTTTTACAAAACAAGTCGTTTGGTCCGTATAGAGGTAACGATCTAGCGATTGCCTTGCTATTTGATATGAATGTGCTCTTTGAAAGCTATGTCGGAAATTTTGTAAAGAAAAAGTTTCCAGGCACTGCATTACAGCACTCAGAAAAGCACCTCATAGAAAATCCAAGAAGTTTTAGACTAAGGCCTGACATATTCTTAGAAGGCAAATTTATAGCCGATACAAAATGGAAGATCGTAAAGTCAAGAGATGATATCTCACAAGCCGACCTATATCAACTCTACGCTTACGGTAAGAAATACGAGTACGGCAGGCTTTATCTCGTATACCCAAGAATAAGTGGCGTTGACCAAAAAGCTATGAAATTTAAATATGAAAACAATATGTGGCTTAATGTTTTATACTTTGATTTAGAAAAAGACGAGATTGCTAGAAAAATTACTAGTCTAAAATACTTTTAA
- a CDS encoding superoxide dismutase family protein, with translation MKKIVLLSAVLGTLLFAHEGHHFDAKAGEHLVIPVNELSEKGDKSVGEVVAVKTNYGVAFFPNLKGLTAGLHGFHIHENADCGATEKGLGMKAGGHWDPAGTKMHSFAWDDKGHKGDLPALYVDAEGNANYPVLAPKIKSLDELKGHSLMVHVGGDNHSDNPKALGGGGARMLCGVIK, from the coding sequence ATGAAAAAAATCGTTTTACTAAGTGCAGTTTTAGGAACTTTGCTTTTTGCTCACGAAGGTCATCACTTTGATGCGAAAGCCGGAGAGCATCTAGTTATACCTGTTAATGAGCTAAGTGAGAAGGGCGATAAGAGTGTCGGCGAAGTAGTAGCTGTTAAGACAAACTACGGCGTTGCATTTTTTCCAAATTTAAAGGGACTTACTGCAGGACTACACGGCTTTCACATCCATGAAAATGCTGACTGTGGTGCGACTGAAAAAGGCCTTGGCATGAAAGCAGGCGGTCACTGGGATCCAGCTGGCACAAAGATGCACTCTTTTGCATGGGATGACAAAGGTCACAAAGGCGATTTGCCAGCACTTTACGTAGATGCTGAGGGCAATGCGAACTATCCAGTGCTAGCCCCAAAGATAAAAAGTCTTGACGAGCTAAAAGGTCACTCATTAATGGTTCATGTTGGTGGTGATAATCACAGCGACAACCCAAAAGCACTTGGCGGTGGCGGCGCTAGAATGCTTTGTGGCGTTATTAAGTAA
- a CDS encoding TIGR02757 family protein has translation MSELKSLLDSHVLSKNTNLGLFEAPDPLQVATKFKEPNAALMCALFAYGNAKMIVKFLNSLDFGLLDESEQNIKKNLSNFKYRFQNENDVREIFITLSRLKKEGDIEEILRQGLAKNGEMIEGVNELIKFIYGLNSYRSDGYEFFFGKSFDKEPQSPYKRYNMYLRWMVRDSDIDLGLFKNLPKDKLLMPLDVHTHRVSLNLGLINRKSYDFKAVMDLTKKLREFDKFDPIKYDFALYRIGQSKELETIIKNLNQ, from the coding sequence ATGAGTGAGCTAAAGAGCCTTTTAGACTCACACGTACTTAGCAAAAATACAAATTTGGGGCTGTTTGAAGCCCCAGATCCACTTCAAGTAGCCACTAAATTTAAAGAGCCAAACGCAGCACTCATGTGTGCGTTATTTGCTTATGGCAACGCAAAAATGATAGTAAAATTTCTAAATTCGCTTGATTTTGGTTTGCTTGATGAGAGTGAGCAAAATATCAAGAAAAATCTGTCAAATTTCAAATATCGCTTTCAAAATGAAAACGATGTGAGAGAAATTTTTATCACTCTCTCACGTCTTAAAAAAGAGGGTGATATAGAAGAAATTTTGCGCCAAGGTCTTGCAAAAAACGGTGAAATGATAGAAGGTGTAAATGAGCTTATCAAATTTATATATGGGCTAAATTCTTACCGCTCTGACGGATATGAGTTTTTCTTTGGTAAGAGTTTTGATAAAGAGCCACAAAGCCCATATAAGCGCTACAATATGTATCTTCGCTGGATGGTTAGAGATAGCGACATCGACCTTGGACTATTTAAAAATTTGCCAAAAGATAAGCTTTTGATGCCGCTTGATGTGCATACGCATAGAGTTTCTTTAAATTTAGGACTTATAAATAGAAAGAGCTACGACTTCAAAGCAGTCATGGATCTTACAAAAAAACTTAGAGAATTTGACAAATTTGATCCGATAAAATACGACTTTGCACTTTATAGAATAGGGCAGAGTAAAGAGTTAGAAACTATCATAAAAAATCTTAATCAATAA
- a CDS encoding F0F1 ATP synthase subunit A produces MKDLFLFSNFLNSSHAFIYAFHFLLVALIVIIVAYIARSKMQLVPRGLQNIVEAYLEGVISMGRDTLGSEKLARKYLPLVATIGFIVFFSNVVGIIPGFESPTSSLNLTLVLALVVFVYYNFEGIRENGFFKYFGHFMGPNKFLAPIMFPVEVISHLSRVVSLSFRLFGNIKGDDLFLLAMLTLAPWFAPLPAFALLTLMAVLQTFIFMMLTYVYLAGAVAISEHEH; encoded by the coding sequence ATGAAAGATTTGTTTCTATTTTCAAATTTCCTAAATAGCTCTCACGCCTTTATCTATGCGTTTCACTTTTTGCTTGTAGCTTTGATTGTTATCATAGTTGCTTATATAGCAAGGAGTAAGATGCAGCTTGTGCCAAGGGGTCTTCAAAATATAGTTGAAGCTTATTTAGAGGGCGTTATATCTATGGGAAGAGATACTTTAGGCAGTGAAAAACTAGCGAGGAAATATCTTCCACTTGTTGCAACTATCGGTTTTATCGTATTTTTTTCAAATGTTGTAGGTATTATTCCTGGATTTGAGTCACCAACATCAAGTCTAAATTTAACTCTAGTTTTGGCTTTAGTTGTATTTGTTTATTACAACTTTGAGGGCATTAGAGAAAATGGATTTTTTAAATACTTTGGACACTTTATGGGGCCGAATAAATTTCTAGCTCCGATTATGTTTCCAGTTGAAGTCATCTCGCATCTTTCACGTGTAGTTTCGCTATCATTTCGTCTTTTTGGTAATATTAAGGGTGATGATTTATTCTTGCTAGCGATGCTTACACTTGCACCTTGGTTTGCTCCGCTTCCAGCTTTTGCGCTTCTAACGCTTATGGCTGTTTTGCAAACATTTATTTTCATGATGCTAACTTACGTTTATCTAGCTGGTGCCGTTGCTATTAGTGAGCACGAGCATTAA
- the gatB gene encoding Asp-tRNA(Asn)/Glu-tRNA(Gln) amidotransferase subunit GatB, translated as MFEVVIGLEVHTQLNTKTKIFCSCSTSFGDEANTHVCPTCLALPGALPVLNKEAVKKAISFGTAINAKINKKSVFNRKNYFYPDLPKAYQISQFEIPIVEGGELIIDVNGTKKRIGVTRAHLEEDAGKNIHEENESLVDLNRAGTPLLEIVSEPDLRSSDEAVAYLKKLHSILRFLNISDANMQEGSFRCDANVSIRPKGDTKLYTRVEIKNLNSFKFIQKAIDYEVERQSVAWEDGKYDEEVYQETRLFDTTNLVTRSMRGKEDSAEYRYFPDPDLLPVEVSEQMYEEAIKIPELAEQKVARYVSELGVKESDALNLTQSVEMARYFEELIAAGIQPKLATTWLIVELLGRLNNGVTIETSPVNSVKMINLLKRIEDGTISGKAAKEVLDYLMENDADVDSVIEKLGLKQVSDDSAIIAIIDQILAANADKVEEYKNGKDKMFGFFVGQVMKEGKGAFNPGKVNELLKAKIG; from the coding sequence ATGTTTGAAGTCGTTATCGGTTTAGAAGTTCACACTCAGCTTAATACAAAAACTAAAATTTTCTGCTCTTGCTCGACTAGCTTTGGCGACGAGGCAAACACCCACGTTTGTCCGACCTGCCTAGCTCTGCCTGGAGCGCTACCTGTGCTAAACAAAGAGGCAGTCAAAAAGGCGATCAGCTTTGGTACAGCGATAAACGCTAAGATAAATAAAAAATCAGTATTTAATAGAAAAAACTATTTTTACCCAGACCTTCCAAAAGCATATCAAATTTCACAGTTTGAAATTCCTATCGTAGAAGGTGGCGAGCTCATCATCGACGTAAACGGCACTAAAAAACGTATCGGCGTAACTAGAGCGCACCTTGAGGAGGATGCTGGCAAAAATATCCACGAAGAAAATGAGAGTTTGGTTGATCTAAATAGAGCTGGCACGCCGCTTCTTGAGATAGTTAGCGAGCCAGACCTTAGAAGTAGCGACGAGGCGGTGGCTTATCTTAAAAAACTGCACTCGATCCTTCGCTTTTTAAACATTAGCGACGCAAATATGCAGGAAGGTAGCTTTCGCTGCGATGCAAACGTCTCTATCCGTCCAAAAGGCGACACAAAGCTTTACACAAGGGTTGAGATAAAAAACCTAAATTCATTTAAATTTATCCAAAAAGCGATCGACTACGAGGTAGAGCGCCAAAGTGTAGCTTGGGAAGATGGCAAATATGACGAAGAGGTCTATCAAGAGACAAGACTTTTTGATACGACGAATTTAGTAACAAGATCGATGCGTGGCAAAGAGGATAGTGCGGAGTATAGATACTTCCCTGATCCTGACTTGCTGCCTGTTGAAGTGTCAGAGCAGATGTATGAAGAGGCGATCAAAATCCCAGAACTTGCCGAGCAAAAGGTCGCAAGATATGTTAGTGAGCTAGGCGTAAAAGAGAGTGATGCTCTAAATTTAACTCAAAGTGTTGAGATGGCTAGATATTTTGAAGAGCTGATCGCCGCTGGAATTCAACCAAAGCTTGCTACTACGTGGCTCATAGTTGAGCTTCTTGGTCGTTTAAATAACGGCGTAACGATCGAGACTAGCCCAGTTAATAGTGTCAAAATGATAAATTTACTAAAACGCATAGAAGATGGCACGATAAGCGGCAAGGCTGCAAAAGAGGTGCTAGACTACCTTATGGAAAATGACGCGGACGTCGATAGTGTCATCGAAAAGCTTGGCTTAAAGCAAGTGAGCGACGACTCAGCTATCATCGCAATCATAGATCAAATTTTAGCTGCAAACGCCGACAAAGTAGAAGAGTATAAAAACGGCAAAGATAAGATGTTTGGCTTCTTTGTCGGTCAGGTGATGAAAGAGGGCAAGGGTGCCTTTAATCCAGGCAAGGTTAATGAGCTTTTAAAGGCCAAAATAGGCTAA
- the rarD gene encoding EamA family transporter RarD has product MLALSAFFMWGFLAVYFNLFSKDVDAYEILAHRVIWSFFLMAGVLYFSGKMGEIFTLLKDIRSLKTLFLSGIFITTNWGVYVYAVSNGKILDTSLGYFINPLISMLLGVIIFKERLNKSGILAICIVVLAISIQIYAQGGLPLVSIILPLSFGFYAAVRKMAKISAFNGLFIETFFMFPFALAYVLYIAFLGKSHFGLNEDSLLMIASSIVTIVPLVAFNAAATRINLTTIGYLQYISPTIAILCAVFIYGENLDGYKVISFCMIWLALAIISIDKFRKRSKNE; this is encoded by the coding sequence ATTCTCGCGCTTAGCGCCTTTTTTATGTGGGGATTTTTGGCGGTTTATTTCAACCTCTTTAGCAAAGATGTCGATGCTTATGAAATTTTAGCTCACAGAGTCATTTGGTCATTTTTCTTAATGGCTGGAGTGCTTTATTTTAGTGGCAAAATGGGCGAAATTTTTACTTTACTTAAAGATATTCGTTCGCTAAAAACCTTATTTTTGAGTGGTATATTTATCACCACAAACTGGGGCGTTTATGTATATGCAGTTAGCAATGGCAAAATTTTGGACACAAGCCTGGGCTATTTTATAAATCCACTAATAAGCATGCTTCTTGGTGTTATTATCTTTAAAGAAAGGCTAAATAAAAGCGGAATTTTAGCCATTTGCATAGTCGTTTTAGCCATTAGCATACAAATTTATGCCCAAGGCGGATTGCCATTAGTTTCCATCATCTTGCCGCTTTCATTTGGATTTTACGCAGCAGTTAGAAAGATGGCAAAGATTAGCGCATTTAACGGGCTTTTTATAGAGACATTTTTTATGTTCCCATTTGCACTTGCTTACGTCCTTTACATAGCATTTTTAGGTAAAAGCCATTTTGGACTAAACGAAGACTCACTTTTAATGATCGCTTCAAGTATCGTAACCATCGTGCCACTTGTCGCTTTTAACGCAGCTGCTACAAGGATAAATTTAACCACGATCGGCTACTTGCAATACATCTCGCCGACCATCGCGATCCTTTGTGCGGTCTTCATTTACGGCGAAAATTTAGACGGCTACAAGGTCATCTCGTTTTGTATGATCTGGCTAGCACTTGCGATAATTAGCATAGATAAATTTAGAAAAAGGAGTAAAAATGAATAA
- a CDS encoding NAD(P)H-dependent glycerol-3-phosphate dehydrogenase, with protein MSIAVIGAGKWGSALFHAFSENNECVISSRTPREIPNFVSLEEALECEYLVCTIPTQATNLWLKQNYKNKGQKILVASKGIDTANLKFLNEIYEDFVDRENLAFLSGPTFAKEIMQKLPCALVVNSKNQNLALKFASFFPSYMKAYTSDDVIGAEVCGAYKNVIAIAGGICDGLGLGNNARASLISRGLVEMARFGKFFGAKDETFMGLSGAGDLFLTASSILSRNYRVGLGIARHERLEKILNELGEVAEGVDTARAISKIAKEKGIYVPIASEVENMLNGKDVFESVKSLLGRR; from the coding sequence ATGAGCATAGCAGTTATCGGAGCTGGCAAGTGGGGCAGTGCGCTATTTCACGCATTTAGTGAAAATAACGAGTGCGTCATTAGCTCAAGAACGCCAAGAGAGATACCAAATTTTGTGAGCTTAGAAGAGGCTTTGGAGTGCGAATATCTAGTTTGCACGATCCCAACGCAAGCTACAAATTTATGGCTAAAGCAAAACTACAAAAACAAAGGTCAAAAGATCCTAGTCGCCAGCAAAGGTATAGACACGGCAAATCTTAAATTTTTAAATGAAATTTATGAAGACTTTGTGGATAGAGAAAATTTAGCCTTTCTCTCAGGGCCGACCTTTGCAAAAGAGATCATGCAGAAGCTGCCTTGCGCCTTGGTTGTAAATTCTAAAAATCAAAATCTAGCTTTAAAATTTGCTTCATTTTTCCCAAGCTACATGAAAGCCTACACCTCAGATGATGTTATCGGAGCTGAAGTGTGTGGGGCGTATAAAAACGTGATCGCCATAGCTGGTGGCATCTGTGACGGCCTTGGCCTTGGTAACAATGCAAGAGCAAGCCTCATTTCACGTGGTCTTGTCGAGATGGCTAGATTTGGTAAATTTTTTGGCGCAAAAGATGAGACATTTATGGGGCTAAGCGGCGCAGGGGACTTGTTTTTAACTGCTTCATCGATACTCTCGCGCAACTACCGCGTAGGTCTTGGCATAGCAAGGCACGAGAGATTAGAGAAAATTTTAAATGAGCTTGGCGAGGTGGCAGAGGGCGTCGATACTGCAAGGGCTATTAGCAAGATCGCTAAAGAAAAGGGCATATATGTGCCCATCGCTAGCGAGGTTGAAAATATGCTAAATGGCAAAGACGTTTTTGAGAGCGTAAAATCGCTTTTGGGAAGAAGATGA
- a CDS encoding TSUP family transporter yields the protein MEFDLLSYVVFFVAAFLGGFIDSIAGGGGLITLPAIMAMGVPPHLALGTNKLQGVFGSFTATLNFTKRGLINYRECFVGIVFTFIGAIIGAVVILFLNTNFLKIIIPFLLISIFIYTLFMPKVGENDRAAKMNEKLFYVVFGLILGFYDGFFGPGTGSFWTFAIVALIGLNLKKAVAHTKLLNFTSNIVALGIFIAGGQMLWAVGFLMAVGQILGAYFGSNLVIKKEVKFIRTMFLMVVAVTICKLIFDYFRV from the coding sequence ATGGAATTTGATCTACTTAGCTATGTCGTTTTTTTTGTAGCTGCATTTTTAGGCGGTTTTATCGATTCTATCGCTGGTGGAGGTGGGCTTATAACGCTTCCAGCTATTATGGCGATGGGTGTGCCACCACACCTTGCACTTGGTACAAATAAGCTTCAAGGTGTCTTTGGTAGCTTTACAGCGACTTTAAATTTCACAAAACGGGGATTGATTAATTATAGAGAATGCTTTGTAGGTATCGTTTTTACTTTCATTGGAGCTATCATTGGAGCAGTGGTTATCCTATTTTTAAATACAAATTTTTTAAAGATAATTATCCCATTTTTACTGATTTCTATTTTTATCTATACGCTTTTTATGCCAAAAGTCGGCGAAAATGATAGAGCTGCAAAGATGAATGAAAAGCTATTTTATGTAGTTTTTGGGCTGATACTTGGCTTTTATGATGGTTTTTTTGGTCCAGGAACAGGCTCTTTTTGGACATTTGCGATAGTGGCACTAATTGGGCTAAATTTAAAAAAGGCTGTCGCTCATACGAAACTCTTAAATTTTACTAGCAATATCGTTGCTCTTGGTATTTTTATAGCCGGCGGACAGATGCTTTGGGCTGTTGGATTTTTGATGGCAGTTGGTCAAATTTTAGGCGCATATTTTGGATCAAATCTTGTCATTAAAAAAGAGGTCAAATTTATTAGAACAATGTTTCTAATGGTAGTTGCAGTGACTATTTGTAAATTGATTTTCGATTATTTCAGAGTTTAA